The proteins below come from a single Arthrobacter crystallopoietes genomic window:
- a CDS encoding argininosuccinate synthase, with product MTDRIVLAYSGGLDTSVAIGWIAEATGAEVIAVAVDVGQGGESLETIRQRALDCGAVEAYVADARDEFATEYCMPALKANALYMDAYPLVSAVSRPVIVKHLVAAANKFGATTVSHGCTGKGNDQVRFEVGIQTLGPELKCIAPVRDLALTRDKAIAYAEARNLPIVTTKKNPFSIDQNVWGRAVETGFLEDIWNAPTKDVYDYTASPEFPPVADEVVITFKEGIPVAIDGHAVTPLQAIEQLNHRAGAQGVGRIDIVEDRLVGIKSREIYEAPGAMALIAAHKELENVTIEREQARFKKTVGQRWTELVYDGQWFSPLKRSLDTFIDDTQQYVSGEIRLELHGGRATVTGRRSDTALYDFNLATYDSGDTFDQSMARGFIEIFGLSSKVASGRDQRAAEGN from the coding sequence GTGACTGACCGCATTGTTCTGGCCTACTCCGGTGGCCTCGACACCTCCGTTGCCATTGGCTGGATCGCCGAGGCAACCGGGGCCGAAGTGATCGCCGTCGCGGTGGATGTGGGGCAGGGCGGCGAGTCGCTGGAAACCATCCGGCAGCGGGCCCTGGACTGCGGCGCCGTCGAGGCCTACGTGGCCGATGCCCGGGACGAGTTCGCCACCGAATACTGCATGCCGGCGCTGAAGGCGAACGCGCTGTACATGGACGCCTACCCGCTGGTTTCCGCCGTCTCCCGTCCGGTGATCGTCAAGCACCTCGTGGCGGCGGCCAACAAGTTTGGCGCCACCACCGTTTCCCACGGGTGCACGGGCAAGGGCAATGACCAGGTCCGCTTCGAAGTGGGCATCCAGACCCTGGGCCCGGAGCTCAAATGCATCGCCCCGGTCCGCGACCTGGCGCTGACCCGTGACAAAGCGATTGCCTACGCGGAAGCCCGGAACCTGCCGATCGTCACCACCAAGAAGAACCCGTTCTCCATTGACCAGAATGTCTGGGGCCGGGCCGTGGAGACAGGCTTCCTCGAGGACATCTGGAACGCGCCCACGAAGGACGTGTACGACTACACCGCCTCGCCGGAATTCCCGCCGGTGGCCGATGAAGTGGTCATTACGTTCAAGGAAGGCATCCCGGTCGCCATCGACGGACACGCCGTGACCCCGCTGCAGGCCATCGAGCAGCTGAACCACCGCGCCGGCGCCCAGGGCGTGGGCCGGATTGACATCGTTGAAGACCGACTGGTGGGCATCAAATCCCGCGAAATCTACGAGGCCCCCGGCGCTATGGCACTCATCGCGGCGCACAAGGAACTCGAAAACGTCACCATCGAGCGTGAGCAGGCCCGCTTCAAGAAGACCGTGGGCCAGCGCTGGACCGAACTGGTCTACGACGGCCAGTGGTTCTCGCCGCTGAAGCGATCGCTGGACACCTTCATCGACGACACACAGCAATATGTCAGCGGCGAGATCCGGCTGGAACTGCACGGCGGCCGCGCCACCGTGACCGGACGCCGCTCGGACACCGCCCTGTACGACTTCAACCTGGCCACCTATGACAGCGGCGATACGTTCGATCAGTCCATGGCCCGGGGCTTCATCGAGATCTTCGGTCTCTCCTCCAAGGTCGCGTCCGGACGCGACCAGCGCGCAGCGGAAGGCAACTAA
- the argH gene encoding argininosuccinate lyase gives MAHGTNEGALWGGRFAGGPADALAALSKSTHFDWRLALYDINGSRAHARVLHKAGLLDDGELAGMLAALDELDADVRSGAYVAAESDEDVHGSLERGLIERAGTQLGGKLRAGRSRNDQIATLGRMYLRDHARIIAGGVLATVDALIGQAEAHHGVAMPGRTHLQHAQPVLLSHHLLAHAWALLRDVQRLADWDKRAAVSPYGSGALAGSSLGLDPNAVAADLGFDSAAWNSIDGTASRDVFAEFAWVSAMIGVDLSRISEEVIFWATKEFSFVTLDDSYSTGSSIMPQKKNPDVAELARGKAGRLIGDLTGLLATLKGLPLAYNRDLQEDKEPVFDAADTLELLLPAVSGMIATLKFNTERLESLAPQGFALATDIAEWLVRQGVPFREAHELSGAAVKLAESRGVELWDLSDEDYAGISAHLTPQVREVLSVEGSLNSRSSQGGTAPSAVASQLEALKAQLEPVRAYAAGA, from the coding sequence ATGGCACACGGAACCAATGAAGGCGCACTCTGGGGCGGACGCTTTGCCGGCGGCCCCGCGGACGCGCTGGCAGCGCTGAGCAAGTCCACGCACTTCGACTGGCGTCTGGCGCTCTACGACATCAACGGCTCGCGCGCCCACGCCCGGGTGCTGCACAAGGCCGGACTGCTTGACGACGGCGAACTGGCCGGCATGCTGGCGGCGCTCGATGAACTCGACGCCGATGTCCGCTCCGGTGCCTACGTCGCCGCCGAGTCGGACGAGGATGTGCACGGCTCGCTTGAGCGCGGCCTGATCGAGCGGGCCGGCACGCAGCTCGGCGGCAAGCTCCGCGCGGGCCGGTCCCGCAACGACCAGATCGCCACGCTGGGCCGGATGTACCTGCGCGACCACGCCCGCATCATCGCCGGCGGCGTCCTTGCCACGGTGGACGCCCTGATCGGTCAGGCCGAGGCGCACCACGGTGTGGCCATGCCGGGCCGCACGCACCTGCAGCACGCGCAGCCGGTGCTGCTGAGCCACCATTTGCTGGCCCATGCCTGGGCGCTGCTCCGCGACGTGCAGCGGCTGGCCGACTGGGACAAGCGCGCTGCGGTTTCGCCCTACGGCTCCGGCGCCCTCGCAGGGTCTTCGCTGGGCCTGGACCCGAACGCCGTCGCGGCCGACCTAGGCTTCGACTCCGCGGCCTGGAACTCCATCGACGGCACCGCCTCCCGTGACGTCTTCGCCGAGTTCGCCTGGGTGTCCGCCATGATCGGCGTGGATCTGTCCAGGATCTCGGAGGAAGTCATTTTCTGGGCGACAAAGGAATTTTCCTTCGTCACGCTGGACGACTCCTACTCCACCGGATCCTCTATCATGCCGCAGAAGAAGAACCCGGATGTGGCTGAACTTGCCCGCGGCAAGGCCGGTCGCCTGATCGGCGACCTGACCGGGCTGCTGGCCACGCTCAAGGGTCTGCCGCTGGCCTACAACCGGGACCTGCAGGAAGACAAGGAACCCGTTTTCGACGCGGCGGACACCCTGGAATTGCTGCTGCCGGCAGTCTCCGGCATGATCGCTACGCTGAAGTTCAACACCGAGCGGCTCGAGTCGCTGGCTCCGCAGGGCTTTGCCCTCGCCACGGACATCGCCGAGTGGCTGGTCCGCCAGGGCGTGCCGTTCCGCGAGGCGCACGAACTCTCCGGGGCAGCCGTAAAGCTGGCCGAAAGCCGCGGCGTCGAGCTGTGGGATCTCAGCGATGAGGACTACGCCGGTATCTCCGCGCACCTGACCCCGCAGGTGCGTGAGGTCCTGAGCGTGGAAGGTTCGCTGAACAGCCGCAGCTCCCAGGGCGGCACCGCTCCCTCCGCGGTCGCCAGCCAGCTGGAGGCGCTGAAGGCGCAGCTGGAGCCGGTGCGCGCCTACGCCGCGGGCGCCTGA
- a CDS encoding SRPBCC domain-containing protein translates to MTTLSPQDEKVVPSGRIERIASDYVLAFDRQLDYPHSYLWSLLAEPEHVAKWLGNLLTGWELGQPYELEVGGTVTGTVLQLNAPLSLQITWEDELDNESVLEWRMLNSNGGTLVQLRARSESRAFLTEGAAGWETILDAFEDVAAGRTPQSQPDRWAKLREAYSREYSLSHTMGTLGKDSGHDCVHFDRLLGADRSTIWQALTQPDMFGKWLAPGTLQLQVGGNVRLDFEKFTMRGDVTYLVNEQGLEYSWCSPEVEQSSVHWLLENSDGKTLLKLHHGLRSKARVAELMALWHERLDALDLYLSGAEVHPSAHHREALTHFYRRMAGSTGS, encoded by the coding sequence ATGACGACGCTGAGCCCGCAGGATGAGAAAGTAGTTCCGTCGGGACGGATCGAACGGATCGCGTCCGACTATGTGCTGGCTTTTGACCGCCAGCTCGACTACCCGCACAGCTACCTCTGGAGCCTGCTGGCGGAGCCCGAACACGTGGCCAAGTGGCTGGGGAACCTGCTCACCGGCTGGGAATTGGGGCAGCCTTACGAACTGGAGGTCGGCGGCACCGTCACCGGTACCGTGCTGCAGCTGAATGCACCGCTGAGCCTGCAGATCACCTGGGAGGACGAGCTGGACAATGAATCCGTGCTCGAGTGGCGAATGCTCAACAGCAACGGCGGCACCCTGGTGCAGCTGCGGGCGCGGTCCGAGAGCCGGGCGTTCCTGACCGAAGGCGCCGCGGGCTGGGAAACCATCCTGGACGCGTTCGAGGATGTGGCGGCCGGACGTACGCCGCAGTCACAGCCGGACCGCTGGGCAAAGCTGCGCGAAGCGTACTCCCGCGAGTACTCCCTTTCCCACACGATGGGCACCCTCGGCAAGGACTCCGGCCACGACTGCGTCCACTTTGACCGGTTGCTGGGCGCGGACAGGTCTACCATCTGGCAGGCCCTGACACAGCCGGACATGTTCGGGAAATGGCTCGCACCCGGGACGCTGCAGCTGCAGGTCGGCGGGAACGTCCGGTTAGACTTCGAGAAATTCACCATGCGCGGCGACGTGACCTACTTGGTGAATGAGCAGGGACTGGAGTACAGCTGGTGCAGCCCGGAAGTGGAGCAAAGTTCGGTGCACTGGCTGCTGGAGAACTCCGACGGCAAGACACTCCTGAAACTCCACCACGGGCTGCGCTCGAAGGCCCGCGTCGCCGAACTCATGGCACTGTGGCACGAGCGGCTCGACGCGCTGGATCTGTACCTCTCCGGAGCCGAAGTCCACCCTTCCGCGCACCACCGGGAAGCCTTGACACATTTTTACCGCCGGATGGCCGGCAGCACCGGATCGTAG
- a CDS encoding DNA-3-methyladenine glycosylase: protein METLPAIPGALLKWLARPADEVAPGLLGAHLLRTTAEGAVGVRITEVEAYLGESDPGSHAFRGQTNRNRAMFGPAGHIYVYFTYGMHHCVNIVCGHAGIATGVLIRAGEVTHGRELAYRRRTSAKNDTELARGPGRLAQALGLTLADNGRAFIPGELELRLPATSAPAAHVRSGPRVGVSGEGGTDSYPWRFWLEGERTVSPYRAAKPRRRSAG, encoded by the coding sequence GTGGAGACCCTCCCCGCCATCCCGGGAGCACTGCTTAAATGGCTCGCACGTCCCGCCGATGAGGTGGCCCCGGGACTGCTCGGTGCGCACCTGCTGCGGACGACGGCGGAGGGCGCCGTGGGCGTGCGGATCACCGAGGTGGAGGCCTACCTTGGCGAAAGCGACCCGGGATCGCATGCCTTCCGCGGCCAGACCAACCGCAATAGGGCCATGTTCGGACCGGCAGGCCACATTTACGTCTACTTCACCTACGGAATGCACCACTGCGTCAACATCGTCTGCGGCCATGCCGGAATAGCCACCGGTGTCCTGATCCGCGCCGGTGAGGTGACCCACGGACGCGAACTCGCGTACCGCCGTCGTACGTCGGCAAAAAACGATACCGAGCTGGCCCGCGGTCCCGGCCGCCTTGCGCAGGCCTTGGGACTGACGCTGGCCGATAACGGCCGGGCGTTCATCCCCGGCGAACTCGAGCTCCGGCTGCCGGCCACGTCCGCTCCGGCAGCCCATGTGCGCAGTGGGCCCCGGGTGGGCGTCAGCGGTGAGGGCGGGACCGACAGCTACCCCTGGCGGTTCTGGCTGGAGGGGGAGAGAACGGTCTCGCCCTACCGCGCGGCCAAACCCCGCCGCCGCTCGGCCGGCTAA
- a CDS encoding adenine phosphoribosyltransferase, producing the protein MSERASESAESVISRLSATVSDYPKPGIVFRDLTPVFADGPALRTIVHALIDPFEGQFDAVAGIEARGFLLAAAGAYASGKGVVTVRKKGKLPRKVYSEDYTLEYGSATLELHADDLKPGMRVLILDDVLATGGTLGAACRLFERAGVQVSGFGVVLELTGLRGRAALAGHRIRSLVRE; encoded by the coding sequence GTGAGTGAACGAGCTTCTGAGTCCGCTGAATCAGTGATCAGCCGGCTTTCGGCAACCGTCTCCGACTACCCGAAACCAGGCATTGTTTTTCGGGACCTGACGCCCGTTTTCGCGGACGGTCCTGCACTGCGCACCATTGTGCACGCCCTCATCGATCCCTTCGAAGGGCAGTTCGACGCGGTGGCCGGCATCGAAGCGCGCGGCTTCCTGCTGGCGGCCGCCGGAGCGTACGCGTCGGGCAAAGGCGTGGTGACGGTCCGGAAGAAGGGCAAACTGCCGCGCAAGGTTTACTCGGAGGACTACACCCTCGAATACGGCTCGGCGACGCTGGAACTGCATGCCGACGACCTCAAGCCCGGCATGCGCGTGCTCATTCTGGACGATGTGCTGGCCACCGGCGGCACCCTCGGCGCGGCCTGCCGGCTATTCGAACGTGCCGGAGTGCAGGTGTCCGGTTTCGGAGTCGTGCTTGAACTGACCGGCCTGCGCGGACGCGCGGCGCTGGCAGGCCACCGGATCCGCTCGCTGGTCCGCGAATAA
- a CDS encoding HelD family protein, whose translation MQEAVSAHAELEHERDYVAGLYQRLDELRAEKQQQLDRVRSGGAVGTMQNISERDAFATMYEDRLAQLNAVDDRLVFGRLDLDSGESRYIGRIGLSTADLQRLMVDWRAPEAGVFYQATAFERQGVRRRRHLILKGRDVKAVEDDVLDASMLDSGNLQGEGALLAALNSKRTGQMSDIVGTIQAEQDRIIRSPMPGVLVVQGGPGTGKTAVALHRAAYLLYMHRERLKSAGVLLVGPSNSFMKYIERVLPSLGETGVVMSTLGKLMPGISAVPETNQAVAELKGRASMAKVVARAVANRQRIPAGPRKLNVEGTILTLTPKQVIRARDRARSTGKPHNEARTTFVKILLRELTEQLTQALEESSGPGNNADRSYLTEDVRTSRDVRVALNLCWMPLTPEQLIGELLSKPAHLEGATPQLSDAERALLLRDPSARWTEADVPLLDEAAELLGPMDVSSARDKSQREHQRARDVANAEQSLVNLDEALKASGIDGLVSAEDLAAHNQIQETRFTAAERAASDRTWAFGHIVVDEAQELSAMQWRLLMRRCPLKSFTVVGDIAQTSSAAGAHSWQQVLEPFAQDRWRLEELTVNYRTPSQIAEAAVRMANAAGLVVSAPKAVRDGNWEPIIDKVDDGGLLGRLLEAMPEELDALDGGLLAVIAADHRVEAARKALAAVYGSRVGAGAGGLDQDITVIGPKEAKGLEFDGVVLLEPAELLDGVSGKVGDLYVAMTRPTQRLRLLAEGDVPPGIEG comes from the coding sequence ATGCAGGAAGCGGTTTCGGCACACGCGGAACTTGAACACGAGCGGGACTATGTCGCGGGTTTGTACCAGCGTCTGGATGAGTTGCGCGCCGAAAAACAGCAGCAGCTGGACCGGGTCCGCAGCGGTGGTGCCGTGGGCACGATGCAGAATATTTCTGAACGTGACGCCTTCGCCACCATGTACGAGGACCGGCTCGCCCAGCTCAACGCCGTCGACGACCGCCTTGTCTTCGGCCGCCTGGATCTGGACAGCGGGGAATCCCGTTACATCGGCCGCATCGGACTGAGCACCGCTGATCTGCAGCGGCTCATGGTGGACTGGCGGGCTCCGGAGGCCGGAGTCTTCTACCAGGCCACGGCCTTCGAGCGCCAAGGCGTACGACGGCGGCGCCACTTGATCCTGAAGGGCCGCGATGTCAAAGCCGTTGAGGACGACGTGCTGGACGCGTCGATGCTCGATTCGGGCAACCTGCAGGGAGAAGGCGCCCTGCTGGCAGCGCTGAACTCGAAACGCACCGGCCAGATGTCGGACATCGTCGGCACCATCCAGGCCGAGCAGGACCGGATCATCCGCAGCCCCATGCCGGGCGTGCTGGTGGTCCAGGGCGGGCCGGGCACGGGCAAGACCGCCGTTGCCCTGCACCGCGCGGCGTACCTGCTGTACATGCACCGGGAGCGGTTGAAGTCCGCCGGCGTCCTGCTGGTCGGGCCGTCGAACTCCTTCATGAAGTACATCGAACGCGTCCTGCCGTCACTTGGCGAGACCGGTGTGGTGATGTCCACTCTGGGCAAGCTGATGCCGGGGATCAGCGCCGTGCCGGAGACCAACCAGGCCGTCGCCGAGCTCAAGGGCCGCGCGTCCATGGCCAAGGTGGTGGCGCGCGCGGTGGCTAACCGGCAGCGCATCCCGGCGGGACCGCGCAAGCTCAATGTCGAGGGCACTATCCTTACGCTGACTCCGAAGCAGGTGATCCGCGCCCGGGACAGGGCTCGGTCCACCGGCAAGCCGCACAACGAGGCGCGCACGACGTTCGTGAAGATCCTGCTGCGCGAACTGACCGAGCAGCTGACCCAGGCCTTGGAAGAGTCCTCCGGGCCGGGCAACAATGCGGACCGCAGTTACCTGACGGAAGACGTGCGTACTTCCCGCGACGTGCGGGTGGCGCTGAACTTGTGCTGGATGCCGCTGACGCCGGAGCAACTGATCGGCGAACTGCTAAGCAAGCCCGCGCATCTCGAAGGTGCTACGCCCCAGCTGAGCGACGCGGAACGGGCACTGCTCTTGCGTGATCCGTCGGCGCGGTGGACCGAGGCCGACGTGCCGCTCCTCGATGAGGCTGCCGAACTCCTCGGCCCGATGGATGTTTCCAGCGCCCGCGACAAGTCCCAGCGGGAGCATCAGCGTGCCCGCGACGTCGCTAATGCCGAGCAGTCCCTCGTGAACCTGGACGAGGCGTTGAAGGCCAGCGGGATCGACGGTCTCGTGAGCGCCGAGGACCTGGCGGCCCACAACCAGATCCAGGAGACGCGCTTTACCGCGGCGGAACGGGCGGCATCGGACCGGACCTGGGCCTTCGGCCACATCGTGGTCGATGAAGCGCAGGAACTTTCGGCCATGCAGTGGCGGCTGTTGATGCGCCGCTGCCCGCTGAAGTCCTTCACGGTGGTGGGCGACATCGCCCAGACCAGCTCCGCTGCCGGGGCGCACTCGTGGCAGCAGGTCCTTGAGCCCTTTGCCCAGGACCGCTGGCGGCTGGAAGAGTTGACAGTGAACTACCGCACCCCGTCGCAAATCGCGGAAGCCGCGGTGCGCATGGCTAACGCGGCCGGACTCGTAGTCTCTGCGCCCAAGGCAGTCCGGGACGGTAACTGGGAACCGATTATTGACAAGGTGGACGACGGCGGACTTCTCGGCAGGCTGCTCGAGGCCATGCCGGAGGAGCTCGACGCCCTCGACGGCGGCCTGTTGGCAGTCATCGCCGCGGACCATCGCGTGGAAGCAGCACGGAAGGCGTTGGCGGCTGTCTACGGAAGCCGCGTGGGCGCGGGAGCCGGCGGGTTGGACCAGGACATCACGGTCATCGGACCGAAGGAAGCCAAGGGACTGGAATTCGACGGCGTTGTCCTGCTGGAACCGGCGGAACTGCTCGACGGTGTCAGCGGCAAGGTTGGCGATCTGTACGTCGCGATGACGCGTCCCACCCAGCGTCTTCGTCTTCTGGCCGAGGGCGATGTCCCACCGGGCATCGAAGGCTGA
- the tyrS gene encoding tyrosine--tRNA ligase has protein sequence MSTNTFLSSQSNDPSFANVWQELKWRGLVHVSTDEAELEKLLAGEPITYYCGFDPTAPSLHLGNLVQLLTMRRLQLAGHKPLGLVGGSTGLVGDPRPTAERTMNTKETVAEWVGYLQSQVQRFLSFEGENPARMVNNLDWTAPMSVLDFLRDVGKHFRVGTMIKKDIVASRLNSDEGISYAEFSYQILQGMDYLELFRHYGCVLQTGGSDQWGNLTSGTELIRKVEGKSVHAIGTPLITNSDGTKFGKSEGNAIWLDAAMCSPYAMYQFWLNTADADVVERLKVFTFRSRTEIEELEKAVAERAHTREAQRVLAYDVTSLVHGEEATDKVIAASAALFGQGELEALDEATLVSATSQLPSATVERGSLNIIGLLVASGLVPSNSGARRTVAEGGAYVNNEKITDPDAVIDATKLLHGKYLLMRRGKRTLAMVEVPA, from the coding sequence GTGTCAACTAATACGTTTCTGAGTTCCCAAAGCAATGACCCCAGTTTCGCCAATGTATGGCAGGAACTGAAGTGGCGCGGACTGGTCCATGTCTCCACCGATGAGGCGGAGCTGGAAAAGCTGCTGGCCGGTGAACCGATCACGTATTACTGCGGCTTCGACCCGACGGCGCCGAGTCTGCATCTGGGCAACCTTGTCCAGCTGTTGACCATGCGCCGGCTGCAGCTGGCGGGCCACAAGCCCCTCGGACTGGTCGGCGGTTCCACCGGTCTGGTCGGGGATCCGCGCCCCACCGCGGAGCGGACGATGAACACCAAGGAAACCGTCGCCGAATGGGTCGGTTACCTACAGAGCCAGGTACAGCGGTTCCTCAGCTTCGAGGGCGAGAATCCTGCCCGGATGGTGAACAACCTGGACTGGACTGCGCCGATGAGTGTGCTGGACTTCCTGCGGGACGTCGGCAAGCACTTCCGTGTGGGCACCATGATCAAAAAAGACATCGTCGCCTCCCGGCTAAACTCCGACGAGGGCATCAGCTACGCGGAGTTCAGCTACCAGATCCTCCAGGGCATGGACTACCTGGAACTGTTCCGCCACTACGGCTGCGTGCTGCAGACCGGCGGGTCGGACCAGTGGGGCAACCTGACCAGCGGTACCGAGTTGATCCGCAAGGTCGAGGGCAAGTCCGTCCATGCCATCGGCACTCCGCTGATCACCAACTCGGATGGAACGAAGTTCGGCAAGAGCGAAGGCAACGCCATCTGGCTCGACGCCGCGATGTGCAGCCCGTACGCGATGTACCAGTTTTGGCTGAATACGGCCGACGCCGACGTTGTCGAGCGGCTGAAGGTCTTCACCTTCCGGAGCAGAACGGAAATCGAAGAGCTTGAGAAGGCAGTAGCTGAACGTGCCCACACCCGCGAGGCCCAGCGCGTGCTCGCCTACGATGTGACCTCGCTGGTGCATGGTGAGGAAGCGACCGACAAGGTGATCGCTGCTTCGGCGGCGTTGTTCGGACAGGGAGAATTGGAAGCGCTGGACGAAGCCACGTTGGTTTCCGCCACGTCGCAGCTGCCCAGCGCCACTGTGGAGCGCGGTTCCTTGAACATCATCGGGTTGCTGGTTGCGTCCGGTCTCGTGCCGAGCAATTCCGGCGCGCGTCGCACCGTAGCCGAAGGCGGTGCGTACGTGAACAACGAAAAAATCACGGATCCGGATGCAGTCATAGACGCTACAAAGCTGCTGCACGGCAAGTACCTGCTGATGCGAAGGGGCAAGCGCACCCTGGCGATGGTCGAAGTACCTGCATAG
- a CDS encoding HAD-IIA family hydrolase, whose protein sequence is MLIDGYDALLCDLDGVVYAGAGAIAGATEALDRLPAAGVRLGYITNNASRSSEQVAAHLRELGAPARADQVFGSARAGAALLAKHVPPGAKVLVTGSRTLVQEIEALGFVPVDSAAQRPHAVIQGFDPAVSWLDLAEASYAIAAGAFWIATNTDLTIPRAEGIAPGNGALVAAVQTATGATPLVAGKPEAALFTTAAESLHAVTPLVVGDRLDTDILGGNNAGMHTAAVLTGVDTVETILAARTAERPRYLLANLGDLYQPYPQVTSADGIFTCGRSSATVENGVVRYSGDRNELDTWRAACAAWWNAHPETPAAFMPELAAHASID, encoded by the coding sequence ATGTTGATCGACGGTTATGACGCTCTGCTCTGTGATCTGGACGGGGTGGTTTACGCCGGTGCCGGTGCCATAGCAGGAGCGACTGAAGCTCTCGACAGGTTGCCGGCGGCCGGTGTCAGACTGGGCTATATCACCAACAACGCGTCCCGGTCTTCCGAGCAGGTTGCGGCGCATCTTCGGGAACTCGGTGCGCCGGCGCGTGCGGACCAAGTGTTTGGGTCCGCCCGTGCCGGCGCGGCACTGCTGGCAAAGCATGTGCCGCCGGGAGCCAAGGTCTTGGTAACCGGCAGCCGGACCTTGGTCCAGGAGATTGAAGCCTTGGGGTTTGTGCCCGTGGATTCCGCTGCCCAGCGGCCCCACGCCGTCATCCAAGGCTTTGATCCTGCGGTGAGCTGGCTGGATCTGGCCGAGGCATCGTATGCGATAGCAGCTGGTGCATTCTGGATAGCCACCAATACGGACCTGACGATTCCCCGCGCCGAGGGGATAGCGCCGGGAAACGGGGCGCTGGTGGCTGCTGTCCAGACAGCCACGGGGGCGACGCCGCTGGTGGCAGGTAAGCCTGAGGCGGCTCTCTTTACGACGGCGGCGGAAAGCCTCCATGCGGTGACACCGCTTGTCGTCGGAGACCGTCTGGACACAGACATCCTTGGCGGCAACAACGCTGGCATGCATACGGCGGCGGTGCTGACCGGCGTCGATACGGTGGAAACGATCCTCGCCGCCCGGACAGCCGAACGGCCGCGCTACCTGCTGGCCAACCTGGGCGATCTGTACCAGCCGTATCCGCAGGTAACTTCTGCCGATGGAATTTTCACCTGCGGCCGCTCGAGCGCTACGGTCGAGAACGGCGTTGTCCGTTATAGCGGTGACCGCAATGAGCTCGACACCTGGCGGGCTGCCTGCGCCGCATGGTGGAACGCCCACCCCGAAACGCCAGCCGCGTTCATGCCGGAACTGGCCGCGCACGCGTCGATAGACTGA
- a CDS encoding TlyA family RNA methyltransferase — translation MTRLDQELVARGLARSRTHAAKLISAGLVSRGGNVVRKASASVAADDKLEVAAGGEPEYVSRAGHKLAGALRAFPAVEPEGRRCLDAGASTGGFTQVLLEAGAREVAAVDVGHGQMVPQLSADERVHLFEGVNARYLDSADIGGPVSLTVADLSFISLTLVIAALSAATEPDGDMVLMVKPQFEVGRESLASTGVVSSEAERRRAVEKVVRSGLEHGLHIKGLARSPLPGQDGNVEFFLWMKVPAIRAPARIGTELDAAVRNAMEQYPEPPDAEQPNKLPGVNA, via the coding sequence ATGACGAGACTGGATCAGGAACTGGTAGCTCGCGGACTGGCAAGGTCCCGGACCCATGCCGCAAAGCTTATCTCCGCCGGCCTGGTGAGCCGCGGGGGGAACGTGGTACGGAAGGCGTCCGCCTCTGTGGCAGCTGATGACAAGCTGGAGGTGGCGGCAGGGGGCGAGCCTGAATACGTCAGCCGGGCCGGGCACAAACTGGCCGGCGCGCTTCGTGCCTTCCCTGCGGTAGAGCCCGAGGGCCGCCGATGCCTGGATGCCGGGGCGTCCACCGGTGGCTTCACCCAGGTGCTCCTTGAAGCCGGCGCGCGGGAGGTAGCTGCCGTCGACGTCGGCCACGGCCAGATGGTGCCGCAACTGAGCGCCGATGAGCGGGTCCATCTCTTCGAGGGCGTGAACGCCCGGTACCTCGACAGTGCCGATATCGGCGGCCCGGTCTCGCTGACGGTTGCGGACCTGTCCTTCATCTCGCTGACCTTGGTGATAGCGGCCCTCAGCGCGGCGACAGAGCCCGACGGCGACATGGTGCTGATGGTGAAGCCGCAATTCGAGGTGGGGCGTGAGTCATTGGCGAGCACCGGCGTCGTCAGTTCGGAAGCCGAACGGCGAAGGGCGGTGGAAAAGGTAGTACGCAGCGGGCTGGAGCACGGACTGCACATCAAGGGGTTGGCCCGCAGTCCGCTGCCGGGCCAGGACGGTAATGTTGAATTCTTCCTGTGGATGAAGGTGCCCGCTATCCGGGCCCCGGCTAGGATCGGAACTGAGCTTGATGCCGCCGTCCGCAACGCCATGGAACAGTATCCGGAACCGCCGGATGCGGAACAACCCAATAAACTACCGGGAGTAAACGCATGA